A part of Actinoallomurus bryophytorum genomic DNA contains:
- a CDS encoding B12-binding domain-containing radical SAM protein produces the protein MRVKMILPALTEATSPFFRPIKYSLFPPLGLATLAGHLDPGDDVTITDEHVQEVDTSNEPDLVVIQVYITSARRAYELADLYRAKGVYVCLGGLHVTSLPEEAARHADTIFCGPGEDIWPAFLSELRRGCPRSRYDSKQRSLAGLPPIRRDLIARHLYLVPNSIVVSRGCPHVCDFCYKEAFFEGGRSFYTQTVDAALAEIDRLPGRHLYFLDDHLLGNARFATALFDGMRGMGRLWQAAGTVQTVLRPGLLEKAVDAGLRSLFVGFETVNAGNLTEQRKWQNVDRDYGAVIRRLHDLGVMVNGSFVFGMDEDDASVFDRTVEWAVGQGMETATFHILTPYPGTRLYQRMSAAGRMLHHDWDRYDTRQVVFEPARLTARQLEEGYRRAYRDFYRWGSILRGARTQPTLRGKTRHVAYAGGWKKFEPLWDLAIRAKRVGHGLPALETILSGFGSQPAERTRDHGDPVDRGRTVRT, from the coding sequence ATGCGCGTGAAGATGATCCTGCCCGCCCTGACCGAGGCGACCTCGCCGTTCTTCCGCCCGATCAAGTACTCGTTGTTCCCGCCGCTCGGGCTCGCCACCCTGGCCGGCCACCTCGACCCCGGCGACGACGTGACGATCACCGACGAGCACGTCCAGGAGGTCGACACCTCCAACGAGCCGGACCTCGTGGTCATCCAGGTCTACATCACCTCGGCGCGGCGCGCGTACGAGCTCGCCGACCTCTACCGCGCCAAGGGGGTGTACGTGTGCCTGGGCGGGCTGCACGTGACGTCACTGCCGGAGGAGGCCGCGAGACACGCGGACACGATCTTCTGCGGGCCCGGGGAGGACATCTGGCCGGCGTTCCTCAGCGAGCTGCGGAGGGGATGCCCGCGGTCCCGCTACGACTCGAAGCAGCGGAGCCTGGCCGGGCTCCCGCCGATCCGCCGCGACCTGATCGCGCGTCACCTGTACCTGGTCCCGAACTCCATCGTGGTCTCCCGCGGCTGCCCGCACGTGTGCGACTTCTGTTACAAGGAGGCGTTCTTCGAGGGCGGCAGGTCGTTCTACACCCAGACCGTGGACGCGGCCCTGGCCGAGATCGACCGGCTACCGGGCCGCCACCTGTACTTCCTGGACGACCACCTGCTCGGCAACGCGCGCTTCGCCACCGCCCTGTTCGACGGGATGCGCGGGATGGGGCGCCTGTGGCAGGCGGCGGGCACGGTGCAGACCGTGCTGCGCCCCGGCCTGCTGGAAAAGGCGGTCGACGCGGGCCTGCGCAGCCTCTTCGTCGGCTTTGAGACCGTGAACGCCGGAAACCTCACCGAGCAGCGCAAATGGCAGAACGTCGACCGTGACTACGGGGCGGTGATCCGCCGGCTGCACGATCTCGGCGTCATGGTCAACGGCAGCTTCGTGTTCGGCATGGACGAGGACGACGCGAGCGTCTTCGACCGTACGGTCGAGTGGGCGGTCGGTCAGGGCATGGAGACCGCGACCTTCCACATCCTCACCCCCTATCCCGGCACCCGTCTCTACCAGCGGATGAGCGCGGCGGGACGCATGCTCCACCACGACTGGGACCGCTACGACACACGCCAGGTCGTCTTCGAGCCCGCCCGGCTGACCGCGCGCCAGTTGGAGGAGGGATACCGGCGCGCGTACCGCGACTTCTACCGGTGGGGCTCCATCCTGCGCGGCGCCCGTACCCAGCCGACGCTGCGCGGCAAGACGCGCCACGTCGCGTACGCGGGCGGCTGGAAGAAGTTCGAGCCGCTGTGGGATCTGGCCATCCGGGCGAAGAGGGTCGGACACGGCCTGCCCGCCCTGGAGACGATCCTGTCGGGATTCGGCTCTCAGCCCGCTGAGAGGACCAGGGACCATGGCGATCCGGTCGATCGGGGACGTACCGTGCGGACATGA